In Passer domesticus isolate bPasDom1 chromosome 1, bPasDom1.hap1, whole genome shotgun sequence, one DNA window encodes the following:
- the PPP1R3G gene encoding protein phosphatase 1 regulatory subunit 3G, giving the protein MASPARPRQELAAEERRLRGAAPTVPRDGKREAAGERLVLLELRRCGRPPSPGPGERQEEGEEEEEEGEAAAGEDCCGKCKKRVQFADSLGLSLASVKHFSDAEEPQVPPAALSHLQSPPGEERDPPPPGAEPPPPALLLVPDFPDGGEPSAERLRRQRVCLERLGRPAAPTDVRGTVQVLGGPGPREVTVRYTFNEWLSFVDVPAAPLPAEPPAERYGFTLCVPPSLREGSALHFAIRYRSPQGEFWDNNGGRNYTLRCCGCPGAGPAAPPGPAAPRY; this is encoded by the coding sequence ATGGCGAGCCCCGCACGCCCGCGGCAGGAGCTGGCGGCCGAGGAGCGGCGGCTCCGCGGCGCGGCCCCGACGGTGCCCCGCGACGGCAAGCGGGAGGCGGCGGGGGAgcggctggtgctgctggagctgcgcCGCTGCGGGCGGCCGCCGTCCCCCGGCCCCGGCGAGcggcaggaggagggggaggaggaggaagaagagggggaggcggcggcgggcgaAGATTGTTGCGGCAAGTGCAAGAAGCGGGTGCAGTTCGCCGACTCGCTGGGGCTGAGCCTCGCCAGCGTCAAGCACTTCAGCGACGCCGAGGAGCCGCAGGTGCCGCCCGCCGCGCTGTCGCACCTGCAGAGCCCGCCCGGCGAGGAGCGggacccgccgccgcccggcgccGAGCCGCCGCCGCCAGCGCTGCTCCTGGTGCCCGACTTCCCCGACGGCGGGGAGCCCAGCGCCGAGCGGCTGCGGCGGCAGCGCGTCTGCCTGGAGCGCCTGGGGCGGCCCGCGGCGCCCACCGACGTGCGGGGCACGGTGCAGGTGCTGGGCGGCCCCGGGCCCCGGGAGGTGACGGTGCGCTACACCTTCAACGAGTGGCTCTCCTTCGTGGACGTGCCGGCCGCGCCCCTGCCCGCCGAGCCGCCGGCCGAGCGCTACGGCTTCACCCTGTGCGTGCCGCCGAGCCTGCGGGAGGGCTCGGCCCTGCACTTCGCCATCCGCTACCGCAGCCCGCAGGGCGAGTTCTGGGACAACAACGGCGGCCGCAACTACACGCTGCGCTGCTGCGGCTGCcccggggccggccccgccgccccgccgggccccgccgcaCCCCGCTACTGA